A segment of the Chlorogloeopsis sp. ULAP01 genome:
GTGCTACAAGATCGGCAGGTAAGGAGTATTACAGAAGGGTTGGAAAATTCGGCTGGCATTACCTCAATTACCAACGCTGCTGACCGTAGAGCCTGGTTCACCGTTCGCGGCTTTGAAAATTATGGCGGCTTCCTAGTCAATGGCATTCCCGATCCGCAAATTTCTACTCTTGGTGGTTTTGTCAATGCGGAACGTTTAGAAGTTTTAAGAGGCCCTGCTGCCGCTTTATATGGTGAAGTTGGATCGCTTGGTGGCACTATCAATATTGTGACTCGACAACCGTTGAGCGATCCCTTCTACGAAGTGAGTGCGACGGCTGGCAGCTTTAACGACTATCAGGGTACCTTTGATTTCTCTGGCCCCTTCAACGATTCTAAAACAGTATTCTATCGATTGATTGGCAGCTATCGTAACTTCGATACTTTTTTGGATTTTTTTGAAGGGAGTGAAACGTTCATTGCTCCTAGTTTGGCAGTTAAGATGAGTCCAAATACTGATTTCATTCTTGAAGGCGATGTCAATATTGTGGATCGACCAGATGGGGGGTTATCTAAGCCGATTGTAGGTACTATACTCGAAAACCCAAACGGGAAAGTTAGCCGCAGTTTCAACCCAGAAGGTCCTGTAGATAACGGAAAATTTTATAACGGTAGAGTTGGATATCGTTTAGAGCATCGTTTCAATGAAGATTGGAAACTGCGGAATGCATTCCGATATACGTTTGCTATCCCTGACGACCAGGTTAACTTTTTCCCTGATAGCCTTGCTGACGATAACCGTACACTCAATCGAAGCGTTAATGTTGGCAGAGGATACTACAATACCTACTATTTAGATACCAACCTACTGGGTAAATTCAGCACTGGCTCCATTGAACATCAACTTCTTGTTGGTCTTGACCTAACTAGAGATACAACAGACGTTATTTATGAATTTGGGGATGCTCAACCTGTAGATATTTTTGACCCAGTTTACGATCAAACTTTGAGCCTTACAGGACAGCCCACGCTTGACAGCTTTACAACGAGAGACACACTGGGTATCTATCTCCAAGATCAAGTTACGATCGCACAAAATTTCAAACTGTTGTTGGGTGGAAGGCTTGATTTCTTCGGAGAGACTAGTGACAATCGCCTGAGCGATGAAGAAACTAGTCAATCAGAAACGGCATTTAGTCCACGGGTGGGTATTGTCTATCAACCCATTCCACCCATTTCCCTCTATGCCAGCTATGCGCGATCGTTTGTACCAACAATCGGTATCGCTGCCGATGGAGATCCATTCCGCCCAGAACGAGGAACCCAGTATGAGGTAGGCATAAAAACCGACATCAATGACAAACTTTCGGTAAACCTTGCCTTATATGATTTAACCCGCTCCAATGTTACAACTCCCGATCCGTATAATCCAAACTTTTCGGTGCAAACTGGAAAGCAAAGAAGCCGGGGTGTTGAGTTGGATATTAGTGGCGAGATTTTACCGGGATGGAATATTATCGGAGGCTATGCCTACACCGATGCCAGAATTACTGAAGACAACGATTTAACAATAGAAGGAAATCAACGGTTTTCTGCTCCAGAGCATACGTTCAATTTATGGACAACCTACAGAATTCAAAACGGTGATTTGCAAGGTCTAGGATTTGGTTTAGGCTTTTACTATACTGGCGAAAGATTTGTGGATAATGCTAACACAGTAGAGTTACCCAGTTTCTTCCGTACCGATGCCGCGATTTTTTATGAGCGCGATCGCTTCCGTGCTGCTCTTAATTTCCGCAATATCTTTGATGTAGAAAGCTACACAAGTGGTGGTTCTAGCTCTTTTATCGAACGAGGCGCACCTTTTAATTTACTAGGAACAGTGTCCTGGCAGTTCTAAGTTTTTA
Coding sequences within it:
- a CDS encoding TonB-dependent siderophore receptor, which encodes MKPGLLSSNFHLKLTLILSTFLSIFAVKPVWANEKFVGYQISSLSEIELPATSAQNLVQTPTPTNPPVSPLTKGGRKGGVVPITGVKANPTDKGVEIVLETILGEKLQVTNRSTGNNFIADIPGAQLRLPSGEAFTFRSEKPLEGITVITVANIDANTVRITVAGEKTLPAIELFDDDTGLIFTVAPTATTAENPTPPTAPLPLPRGGEGEGSEEPAAQQDEPIELVVTGEQDGYRVPDTSVGTRTDTPLRDIPQSIQVIPQQVLQDRQVRSITEGLENSAGITSITNAADRRAWFTVRGFENYGGFLVNGIPDPQISTLGGFVNAERLEVLRGPAAALYGEVGSLGGTINIVTRQPLSDPFYEVSATAGSFNDYQGTFDFSGPFNDSKTVFYRLIGSYRNFDTFLDFFEGSETFIAPSLAVKMSPNTDFILEGDVNIVDRPDGGLSKPIVGTILENPNGKVSRSFNPEGPVDNGKFYNGRVGYRLEHRFNEDWKLRNAFRYTFAIPDDQVNFFPDSLADDNRTLNRSVNVGRGYYNTYYLDTNLLGKFSTGSIEHQLLVGLDLTRDTTDVIYEFGDAQPVDIFDPVYDQTLSLTGQPTLDSFTTRDTLGIYLQDQVTIAQNFKLLLGGRLDFFGETSDNRLSDEETSQSETAFSPRVGIVYQPIPPISLYASYARSFVPTIGIAADGDPFRPERGTQYEVGIKTDINDKLSVNLALYDLTRSNVTTPDPYNPNFSVQTGKQRSRGVELDISGEILPGWNIIGGYAYTDARITEDNDLTIEGNQRFSAPEHTFNLWTTYRIQNGDLQGLGFGLGFYYTGERFVDNANTVELPSFFRTDAAIFYERDRFRAALNFRNIFDVESYTSGGSSSFIERGAPFNLLGTVSWQF